In one Brassica oleracea var. oleracea cultivar TO1000 chromosome C9, BOL, whole genome shotgun sequence genomic region, the following are encoded:
- the LOC106318726 gene encoding craniofacial development protein 1-like, which yields MASPEQSERNSTGSSSVSKKVSEIWERMNEGVPNKRFNFVSKTSTSSPPAEKSPNSKWKSYLGIDAKERDKAVQKEDSVSVSSEEAKRIAAAALAAVRNATATAAAASSRGKIEIREVKDFAGQEIEVKRLVEAGSKEASSSSAGATSGVDAVLEQIKKKQKLSVLDKTKKDWGEYKEENKGVEDELDKYKKSSDKYLDKVSFLERADYRQFEKERDARLALQSKRRLDDV from the exons ATGGCGTCTCCTGAGCAATCAGAGAGAAACTCTACTGGTTCGAGCAGTGTATCCAAGAAAGTTTCGGAGATCTGGGAGCGAATGAACGAAGGAGTGCCAAACAAGCGATTCAATTTCGTCTCAAAGACCTCAACCTCTTCGCCTCCCGCTGAAAAATCACCTAACAGC AAATGGAAAAGCTATCTTGGTATTGACGCGAAGGAGAGGGACAAAGCTGTACAAAAGGAAGATAGCGTTTCGGTTAGTAGCGAGGAGGCTAAGCGCATTGCTGCTGCCGCTCTAGCTGCTGTGAGAAACGCAACCGCAACCGCTGCAGCTGCTTCGAGCCGTGGCAAGATTGAG ATAAGGGAGGTCAAAGACTTTGCTGGTCAAGAAATCGAAGTGAAGAGGTTAGTGGAAGCGGGTTCAAAGGAAGCCTCCTCATCCTCTGCGGGGGCGACTTCAGGGGTTGATGCGGTTCTTGAGCAGATTAAAAAGAAACAGAAGCTGAGCGTTTTGGACAAGACGAAGAAAGACTGGGGAGAGTATAAGGAGGAGAACAAAGGTGTTGAAGATGAGTTAGATAAGTACAAGAAGAGCTCTGACAAGTATCTTGACAAAGTTTCTTTCTTGGAGAGAGCTGATTACAGACAGTTTGAGAAAGAGAGAGATGCTCGTTTAGCTCTTCAGTCCAAGCGAAGACTCGATGATGTCTAA